In Phaseolus vulgaris cultivar G19833 chromosome 3, P. vulgaris v2.0, whole genome shotgun sequence, the sequence acaaggcagaacgaaggtgccctagctcggtAGAAcaaagccacgcataaagacgacccaggtcaaccggccagaacatctggcgcccaccgtggggccgatataaacatCGGTTCCACCACACAAGCTTTCAGTTCCAGATTCCAACACTTAGATAAGTCGAGAGGATCCCAGAGAGCCATGACCACCCGACCagcacgcgctaggagtgaagagatgaccctaCAGCAGCTCATGGGCATGGTGCACGGGCTACAAGACGCAGTGGCAGCCTCGAAAGtagaacaggaacgcatgcaggcggacctGACAGCTTCTCAAGCAAGAAGCGAGGAACTCCACCGCaccaacgaggagttacgcCATAGATGGCGTGGCAGAGACGAACCGGAGGCTGCATCCCCACCCAGGGAATTCACAACACCATTTTCACAGGCAATCTTGGAGACGACAATTCCCAATACGTTCACAGGACCCAAAGCGACCTTCACGGGAATGGAGGATCCCGAAGCAcacctcacggcgttccacacacagatgttgCTGGTAGGTGGTTCAGACGCCGTTAGgtgcaagcttttcatgagcaccctgacagggatggccatggactggttcatcagcctcccagagggccacGTCACGTCCTTCGCCCAACTTTCACAACTATTTAGAGAACAGTACCTAGCCAACAGAACACCCGCCCCAGTCTCGTACGATCTTTTCGACGTCAAACAATTCCAAGGCGAAACCCTaaaagagtacataagccgctttggggcacaggtAGTGAAAGTAGGCACCAAGGAGGAACCCATGATTGtatacgcattcaagaagggggTGCGTCCCGGATCTTTCAGTAAAACACTTAACCGCAGTCGCCCCAAAACCTTCGCTGAGATAAGGCGACaagcggtagaacatattgcctCGGAAGGTGAAACGTACGAGAAATGCACAACCCCAGTGCCAGCACGCCCCAAGGCACAAATACGCACGCAACCTGTTCGGGTTCACCAAGCCGTCACAGAAAAGAAACACTTTGACAGGAAACGCGCTTACGAGCCGCGGAGGACCCAACCTAAGGGTCGAGTAGAGGAAGGGAGAGAAGCAAGCAAGCCACCGAGGCACAACTTCGTGATGGAACTTAAAGATCTGATCGCGGTACCCAGCATAGCCGACAGGTTGAGGCCGCCGATTAAAGCtaacaaggtgttgggacctcGCAAGGAGtcgtggtgcgaattccacgaagcattcgggcaccatattaacaaTTGTCTGGCGCttggctatcagttggatgagctcgtgaagaatggtttcctgaaggattacttggtGGAGAAACAGGCGGGACGACCGTCAGGCTCGCAACCGGGGGGCAGTGAGGGGCAGCAGCACGAGGCACCCGTTCTCGGtgaaatccacaccatagctggtgggtTCTCGGGTGGCGGGTGTACGGCGTCGCAGCGtaagaggtatgcgaggtccGTAATGTCAGTGGAAGTTTTTGAGGACCATTCGCctgatgtggacatcacgttcactaaggaagacctcagggatgttgtgccgcatgacaacgatcccattgtgatCTCGCTCGTCACGACAGAGAGAACGGTTCATCGGGTCTTGGTcgatcaagggagctcggcagacgtgatgttcttgCCGACCTTCGAAAGGCTACAACTATCTACAgaccagctgaggccatatgggggctgcttataCGGTTTTGCGGGTGATCAAGTCGAAGTCAGGGGATACATTGAGTTAAGAacaacgttcacagatgggGCCGCCTCGCgcacggagaaaatcaaatacgtTGTCGTGaacgccccctcagcatataatatcctattgggaaggccaacactcaataggataGGAGCTGTACCCtccacgaggcacatgaaggtcaaattACCTTCAATGGAAGGGGTGATCGTCACCATCCGATCTGACCAAGAAGAGGCAAAGagatgctacgaaaacagcctcaagaacaggcGATCAGTGTGCCATGTGATCACGACACCACCTCTTGGTGCGGGGAATGCGCAGGAAAGCCGACGGGCTATGGATGCAGCGTCAGAGGGGACCGCCGAAGGCGACGTGGTTATGGATGTGGCATTGGAAGCAGCCACCAAGGGCGACATAACCATGGAAGATGTCGAGCCGAGGCCTGAGAGCAACGCTTGAgtagaggaagaggaaaactGCCCGGAAGCCGCCAGGGAGTCAAGCATTGTGAGAGCATTGCTCGCTAGTGAGAGGAGGCCTCGGCTAGTTGGAGattggctcgaaagggagatcggcgGCAAAACTTTTAAGTTGAGGAAAACTTTAGACAGCGAGACACAGGaacagatcgccaaggtgataggcaggcatctggacgcgttcgcgtggtctgcctcggatatgccaggaatcgaccccgattttttATGTCATCGTCTAGCAATGGACCCTCAAGTCAGACCAgtccgacaaagaagaagaaaattcaatgaagaaaggagaCGGGCGATCAGAGATGAAACGCAAAAACTCCTCGAGACGGGCCACATCAAGGAGATACAGTATCcggaatggctcgccaatgttgtattggtaaagaagagcaatgggaaatggcgaatgtgtgtcgacttcacagatctaaacaaagcctgtccaaaggattcctatactttgccaagtatagacgccctagtggacagcgcagcagggtgtaagttgttaaGTTTCTTAGAcgcattctcggggtacaaccaaattaagatgcaccccatggacgaggaaaaaactgccttcatgacagagaagtcgtgctattgctacaaggtgatgccttttgggctaaagaacgcaggggccacgtaccagagactgatggataaagtgcttgcacctatgcttgggaggaacgtgcaagcttacgttgACGATATGGTCGTAACATCCCTGGAAAAAAACCAGCATATAGCCGACTTGGAGGAGCTGTTCGTCACGATAGCCAAATACAAACTGAAGCTGAACCCTGtgaagtgcattttcggcgtggaagcgggaaagttcttaggtttcCTCTTGACCGAAAGAGGGATCGAAGCAAACCCTAACAAGTGTGCggccattttggcgatgaggagccctgctacggttaaggaggtgcagcagctcacgggtcggatggccgccctgtcgcgATTTGTGTCTGCCAGTGGAGAGAGGGGtcacccgtatttccagtgcttgaaaAGGAATAATagatttgtctggacgaaggagtgtgaagaggctttcgtgaaactcaaagagtacttggcgagcctgccggttctgtgcaaacctcaaATGGGAGTGCCCCTCAGGTTATACTTCGCCGTAACCGAGAAGGcgctgagtgcggtgctcgtccaggaccaagatcaaatttagaaacccgtttattttgtcagcaaggtgttgcagggcccagaagtgagatatcaggctttggagaaagcagcactggcagtagtgttttcggcgaggaggttgcgccattacttccagagttttacagtgttggtgatgaccgacttaccTATCCAGAAGGTTCTAAAGAAACCAAATGTGGCTGGAAGAATGGTAaaatgggcggtagagttgtcggagttcgacatcaagtttgagccccggggaccgatcaagggacaaatcttcgctgacttcgtggtcgaaCTATCTTCTGAAACAGTGCAGAACGCCGGAGatggttttcgttgggtgctctcagtggatgggtcctctAACCAGTTGGGCAGTGGGGCCGGGATAAttctggaaggacccaacggcgtgttgatagaacagtccctaaagtttgcctttaaagccagcaataaCCAAGCGGaatatgaggctttgatcgctggtgtcttgttggcaaaggagatgggagcaagggtgccgatggccaagagcgattcatTGCTAATCACAGGccaagtaactggcgagttccaggctaaagattcgcagatggcagcttatctggagtatgtgcaggagttgaggaAGTCTTTTGTTTCGttcgaagtagtgcatgtgccgagagagcagaacgctcgagctgacttgctagcaaagctcgccagttcgggcaaggggggcaggcagaggaccgtcatacaagaaaccctgaagacacctcgagcgTTCGTGGCggaccaccaagttctccaagTCTGCAAGTCAAGGGAAGGGATGGCGAGGGGTCATAAGTCTCTatctcaggagaccttgaggactCCAAGGGTTAGAGCACATCCAGTGGGAGAGACAAAGATGACACAAGTTTGCGCCGTCCACGAGCCGGACACATGGATAACACCATACCAGCGCTACATGGCAGATGGCGTACTCCCAATGGACCCgacggaagctaggaaggtaaaaaaGAAGTCCAGCAAGTTCACTctcatcgatggcgagttgtacaggtttgggttcacacacccccttttagtatgtgtgcatggagagaggtgcacgagaattatggccgagctccatgaggggatttgtgggagtcacatcggaggTCGAGCCTTGGCGACAAGAACcatccgtgcaggttattattggccgacaatgagggaagactgcaag encodes:
- the LOC137805506 gene encoding uncharacterized protein — its product is MTTRPARARSEEMTLQQLMGMVHGLQDAVAASKVEQERMQADLTASQARSEELHRTNEELRHRWRGRDEPEAASPPREFTTPFSQAILETTIPNTFTGPKATFTGMEDPEAHLTAFHTQMLLVGGSDAVRCKLFMSTLTGMAMDWFISLPEGHVTSFAQLSQLFREQYLANRTPAPVSYDLFDVKQFQGETLKEYISRFGAQVVKVGTKEEPMIVYAFKKGVRPGSFSKTLNRSRPKTFAEIRRQAVEHIASEGETYEKCTTPVPARPKAQIRTQPVRVHQAVTEKKHFDRKRAYEPRRTQPKGRVEEGREASKPPRHNFVMELKDLIAVPSIADRLRPPIKANKVLGPRKESWCEFHEAFGHHINNCLALGYQLDELVKNGFLKDYLVEKQAGRPSGSQPGGSEGQQHEAPVLGEIHTIAGGFSGGGCTASQRKRYARSVMSVEVFEDHSPDVDITFTKEDLRDVVPHDNDPIVISLVTTERTVHRVLVDQGSSADVMFLPTFERLQLSTDQLRPYGGCLYGFAGDQVEVRGYIELRTTFTDGAASRTEKIKYVVVNAPSAYNILLGRPTLNRIGAVPSTRHMKVKLPSMEGVIVTIRSDQEEAKRCYENSLKNRRSVCHVITTPPLGAGNAQESRRAMDAASEGTAEGDVVMDVALEAATKGDITMEDVEPRPESNA